In a genomic window of Myxococcus fulvus:
- a CDS encoding GNAT family N-acetyltransferase translates to MTPPLVLLGSGYTLTRLAVGQAQAGREVLATTRDPARREELQRAGARVASLEDALLQTKGAYVVVSIPPEAGLDVALAQALAAQPPARLMYLSSTGVYGGARGVVDEDTPVDVTWPASLPRLEAESRYLPLGAMVLRIAGIYGPGRGAHSRLLSGNLRLPDKGGRISRIHVDDLGAAILAVLERGTPGALYCAADDRAAPLEETVTWLAHRLGMSPPPRVPLETLHESLRGDRAISNERLKELGWTPRYPDFVQGFTAVLKEEGRSSGEGDIAIRPVFPSEAEAFFALRLRALKEHPESFGTSFEEESLRSLDEMRARLESSDSQRVLGAYDGTKLVGMVGVRREPRRKSAHKAVVWGMYVPAEAQSRGLGRRLLQAAIAEGRKLPGVEQLLLAVVAGNTSAHELYRSVGFQTYGVEPRALKIGGAYVDEELMVLTY, encoded by the coding sequence ATGACGCCACCTCTCGTCCTGCTGGGCTCTGGTTACACGCTGACGCGGCTCGCGGTCGGCCAGGCCCAGGCGGGACGCGAGGTGCTCGCGACCACGCGAGACCCCGCCCGCCGCGAGGAGCTCCAGCGCGCGGGCGCCCGCGTCGCCTCGCTGGAGGACGCGCTCCTCCAGACGAAGGGCGCGTACGTGGTCGTCTCGATTCCGCCCGAGGCCGGGCTCGACGTGGCCCTGGCCCAGGCGCTCGCGGCCCAGCCTCCCGCGCGGCTGATGTACCTGTCCTCCACGGGCGTCTATGGCGGCGCGCGCGGCGTGGTGGACGAGGACACGCCGGTGGACGTCACCTGGCCCGCGTCGCTGCCGCGCCTGGAGGCCGAGTCTCGCTACCTGCCGCTGGGCGCCATGGTGCTGCGCATCGCCGGCATCTACGGTCCGGGGCGCGGCGCGCACTCGCGGCTGCTCTCCGGCAACCTCCGGCTCCCGGACAAGGGCGGGCGCATCTCCCGCATCCACGTCGATGACCTGGGCGCGGCCATCCTCGCGGTGCTCGAGCGCGGCACGCCGGGCGCGCTCTACTGCGCGGCGGATGACCGGGCCGCGCCGCTGGAGGAGACCGTCACCTGGCTGGCGCACCGGCTGGGCATGTCGCCTCCGCCCCGCGTCCCGCTGGAGACGCTGCACGAGTCGCTCCGGGGAGACCGGGCCATCTCCAACGAGCGGCTCAAGGAGCTGGGCTGGACGCCGCGCTACCCGGACTTCGTCCAGGGCTTCACCGCGGTGCTCAAGGAGGAGGGGCGCTCGAGCGGGGAGGGGGACATCGCCATCCGCCCCGTCTTCCCCTCGGAGGCGGAGGCCTTCTTCGCCCTGCGGCTGCGCGCGCTGAAGGAGCACCCGGAGTCGTTCGGCACCTCGTTCGAGGAGGAGTCCCTGCGCTCGCTCGACGAGATGCGCGCGCGGCTGGAGTCGAGCGACTCGCAGCGGGTGCTCGGCGCCTATGACGGGACGAAGCTGGTGGGCATGGTGGGCGTGCGCCGGGAGCCTCGCCGCAAGAGCGCGCACAAGGCCGTCGTCTGGGGCATGTACGTCCCGGCGGAGGCGCAATCGCGAGGGCTGGGCCGCCGGCTGCTCCAGGCCGCCATCGCCGAGGGGCGCAAGCTGCCCGGGGTCGAGCAGCTCCTGCTCGCCGTCGTCGCCGGCAACACGTCCGCCCACGAGCTGTACCGCTCCGTCGGCTTCCAGACCTACGGCGTGGAGCCCCGGGCCTTGAAGATCGGCGGCGCCTACGTGGACGAGGAGCTGATGGTCCTCACCTATTAG
- a CDS encoding glutaredoxin family protein, producing MRVEIYSKPKCSLCDKAADVVEAVRARIPFELRLISILEAPELFERYRYDIPVIVIDGVPAFKYRVTEAELEARLREVQGGMSIAKTGAQDG from the coding sequence ATGAGAGTCGAGATCTACTCGAAACCCAAATGCTCGCTCTGCGACAAGGCAGCCGACGTCGTGGAGGCCGTCCGCGCTCGCATCCCCTTCGAGCTGCGGCTCATCTCCATCCTGGAGGCCCCGGAACTGTTCGAGCGCTACCGCTACGACATCCCGGTGATCGTCATCGACGGGGTGCCCGCCTTCAAATACCGCGTCACGGAGGCCGAGCTGGAAGCCCGGCTGCGTGAAGTCCAAGGTGGCATGTCCATTGCTAAAACCGGTGCCCAGGATGGGTAG
- a CDS encoding DUF4388 domain-containing protein, which yields MRGLTGDFSTMPLKDLVVYLGNRRATGSLKVERGDVRKQWVLRDGQVVCASSNQPREFFGQFLINMGHLTEAQLEKAFATQAQTRVFLGKVLATSGVVPEAMARSTLSHKFREMMLDAFHWQEGEFTFEASDTAPDIAGLDVEVDLVDIHREGEFRETAWEAIRAVFPTGGTRLAVDERKLPERKPGSMDERIIQLIHDGLSIDGMARALHATDFFLYQRLYALYRLDAVKVSDEAPVPVTAAVVEEEKQEGGVIGAESSSDEVLQAAQLFLDAGNVRDGEALARQAHEMSPSPRSAALVKSAQEKLLAELRRELMDSAKVPALLVAPANLKTLQLTAPERYLLSRIDGRRDVAAIVHVSPLQELDALKFLHGFVDMGLVKLTTR from the coding sequence ATGCGCGGCCTGACTGGTGACTTCTCGACGATGCCCCTCAAGGACCTCGTCGTCTACCTCGGGAACCGACGGGCCACGGGCTCGCTCAAGGTGGAGCGCGGGGACGTGCGCAAGCAATGGGTCCTGCGTGACGGGCAGGTCGTTTGCGCCAGCTCCAACCAGCCTCGGGAGTTCTTCGGTCAATTCCTCATCAACATGGGGCATCTGACGGAGGCCCAGCTCGAGAAGGCCTTCGCCACGCAAGCCCAGACGCGGGTGTTCCTGGGCAAGGTGCTGGCGACGTCGGGGGTGGTGCCGGAGGCGATGGCGCGCTCGACGTTGAGCCACAAGTTCCGGGAGATGATGTTGGACGCCTTCCATTGGCAGGAGGGGGAGTTCACCTTCGAGGCCTCGGACACGGCGCCGGACATCGCCGGGTTGGATGTGGAAGTGGACCTGGTGGACATCCACCGCGAGGGCGAGTTCCGGGAGACGGCGTGGGAGGCCATCCGCGCGGTGTTCCCCACGGGCGGCACGCGGCTGGCGGTGGACGAGCGCAAGCTGCCCGAGCGCAAGCCCGGCAGCATGGACGAGCGCATCATCCAGCTCATCCATGACGGGCTGAGCATCGACGGGATGGCGCGGGCGCTGCACGCCACGGACTTCTTCCTGTACCAGCGGCTGTACGCGCTCTATCGGCTGGACGCGGTGAAGGTGTCGGACGAGGCGCCCGTTCCCGTCACGGCCGCGGTGGTGGAGGAGGAGAAGCAGGAGGGCGGCGTCATCGGCGCGGAGTCGTCCTCGGACGAGGTGCTGCAGGCCGCGCAGCTCTTCCTGGACGCGGGCAATGTCCGGGATGGCGAGGCGCTCGCGCGGCAGGCGCATGAGATGTCGCCGTCGCCCCGCTCGGCGGCGCTGGTGAAGTCGGCGCAGGAGAAGCTGCTGGCCGAGCTGCGACGGGAGCTGATGGATTCGGCGAAGGTGCCGGCACTCCTGGTGGCGCCCGCGAACCTGAAGACGCTCCAGCTCACCGCGCCGGAGCGCTACCTGCTGTCGCGCATCGACGGGCGGCGGGACGTGGCCGCCATCGTCCACGTGTCGCCGCTGCAGGAGCTCGACGCGCTGAAGTTCCTCCACGGCTTCGTGGACATGGGGCTGGTGAAGCTCACCACGCGGTAG
- the pheA gene encoding prephenate dehydratase: MDELSASETRVAFQGEPGAYGEEALRVLYGPDVEAVPCPTFRAVFEAVAEGHVDSGVIPVESSLGGPVAENVDLLLEHDLPISSELSLRIHHCLVAPPGLALEDVEQVLSHPQALAQCAGYLRRRGLRPVPEANTAIAARRISREALPRTAAIASSLAAELYGLVVLEDGVEDSSDNYTRFVTLGEEPERTWKRRKTALALTVPNEPGALYRVLGAFSARGLDVSRLESRPQRRAWEYVWCLDVEGALEEARVREAVQAAQAACITLRVLGSYGVA; the protein is encoded by the coding sequence ATGGATGAGTTGTCAGCCTCGGAGACTCGCGTCGCGTTCCAGGGGGAGCCGGGGGCGTATGGGGAAGAGGCCCTGCGCGTGTTGTATGGACCGGACGTCGAGGCGGTCCCCTGCCCCACCTTCCGCGCCGTGTTCGAGGCAGTGGCCGAGGGCCACGTGGACAGCGGCGTGATTCCGGTGGAGAGCTCGCTGGGCGGGCCGGTGGCGGAGAACGTGGACCTGCTGCTGGAGCATGACCTGCCCATCTCCAGTGAGCTGTCGCTGCGCATCCACCACTGTCTCGTCGCGCCCCCGGGGCTCGCGCTGGAGGACGTGGAGCAGGTGCTGTCGCATCCCCAGGCGCTGGCGCAGTGCGCGGGCTATCTGCGGCGGCGCGGCCTCAGGCCCGTGCCCGAGGCGAACACCGCCATCGCGGCGCGCAGGATTTCTCGCGAGGCGCTCCCGCGCACGGCGGCCATCGCCAGCAGCCTGGCGGCGGAGCTGTATGGGCTGGTGGTGCTCGAGGATGGCGTGGAGGACTCGTCGGACAACTACACGCGCTTCGTCACACTGGGCGAGGAGCCCGAGCGCACGTGGAAGCGGCGCAAGACGGCGCTCGCCCTGACGGTGCCCAATGAGCCTGGGGCGCTGTACCGCGTGCTGGGCGCGTTCTCCGCGCGCGGGCTGGACGTGTCCCGCCTGGAGTCGCGTCCCCAGCGTCGCGCGTGGGAGTACGTCTGGTGCCTGGATGTCGAGGGGGCGCTGGAGGAGGCGCGCGTGCGAGAGGCGGTGCAGGCGGCGCAGGCCGCGTGCATCACCCTGCGCGTGCTCGGCAGCTACGGCGTGGCCTGA
- a CDS encoding sigma-54-dependent transcriptional regulator: MDRIAVLVVDDEESVRTFLSELLGSAGYQVRCASSGAQALEMLAGGSFDAVLLDVVMPEMSGLEVLRRYRGQGGNAPVVVLSGLTGADDAVRAMKMGASDYLSKPLGNDELQDALARALGTRAPERQAVVQSVAPRPAVDTGADARVLISSSPSMRRARALVERIANENVPVLLLGESGTGKEVIAREIHARSQRRGRPFIKVNCAALPGELLESELFGHERGAFTGATAEKPGKFELADQGTIFLDEIGEMAIRLQAKLLQVLQDEEFFRVGGKKSVRVDSRVVVATNRDLEKEIALGNFREDLYYRLNVVAIRLPPLRERREDVMPLTDHFLKKYGRQYISGVNELPTEVLQAFADYDWPGNVRELENMVRRLCVLKDPTLVLDELHGEGRTPASAPSLPTAYAGDDSVYGHRGMEEPVRAPPASSVQVLEMPSRNVAGATALSHMQPHAPTPVVHEPLNSVIPAPRYVNPFDVPQPPPPPPPTGELSLKDIGKRAAMLAEREAILAMLQRTAWNKRRAAGKLRISYKALLYKIKECGIIDPRASAEL; this comes from the coding sequence ATGGATCGGATCGCGGTGCTGGTGGTGGATGACGAGGAGTCGGTTCGCACCTTCCTGTCCGAGTTGCTTGGGAGCGCGGGCTATCAAGTGCGCTGTGCGTCCAGTGGCGCGCAGGCGCTGGAGATGCTCGCGGGAGGCTCGTTCGACGCGGTGTTGTTGGACGTCGTCATGCCCGAGATGAGCGGCCTGGAGGTGCTGCGCCGCTACCGGGGCCAGGGCGGCAACGCCCCGGTCGTCGTCCTCAGCGGCCTGACGGGCGCGGACGACGCGGTGCGGGCCATGAAGATGGGGGCCAGCGACTACCTGTCCAAGCCGTTGGGCAATGACGAGCTGCAGGACGCGCTGGCTCGCGCCCTGGGGACGCGTGCCCCGGAGCGTCAGGCGGTGGTGCAGAGCGTGGCGCCCCGGCCGGCGGTGGACACGGGGGCGGATGCGCGGGTGCTCATCTCCTCGTCGCCGTCCATGCGTCGGGCGCGCGCGCTGGTGGAGCGCATCGCGAACGAGAACGTCCCGGTGCTGCTGCTGGGCGAGTCCGGCACGGGCAAGGAGGTCATCGCGCGCGAAATCCACGCGCGCAGCCAGCGTCGCGGCCGTCCCTTCATCAAGGTGAACTGCGCGGCGCTGCCGGGTGAGCTCCTGGAGAGCGAGCTGTTCGGCCACGAGCGCGGCGCCTTCACGGGCGCCACGGCGGAGAAGCCCGGCAAGTTCGAGCTGGCCGACCAGGGCACCATCTTCCTGGACGAGATTGGCGAGATGGCCATCCGGCTGCAGGCCAAGCTGCTCCAGGTGCTCCAGGACGAGGAGTTCTTCCGCGTCGGTGGCAAGAAGAGCGTGCGCGTGGACAGCCGCGTGGTGGTGGCCACCAACCGCGACCTCGAGAAGGAGATTGCCCTGGGCAACTTCCGCGAGGACCTCTACTACCGCCTCAACGTGGTGGCCATCCGGCTGCCGCCCCTGCGCGAGCGGCGCGAGGACGTGATGCCGCTGACGGACCACTTCCTCAAGAAGTACGGCCGCCAGTACATCTCCGGCGTCAACGAGCTGCCCACCGAGGTGCTCCAGGCCTTCGCGGACTACGACTGGCCGGGCAACGTGCGCGAGCTGGAGAACATGGTGCGCCGGCTGTGCGTGCTGAAGGACCCGACGCTGGTGCTCGACGAGCTCCACGGCGAGGGCCGCACGCCCGCGAGCGCCCCGTCGCTGCCCACCGCGTACGCGGGCGACGACAGCGTCTACGGCCACCGGGGGATGGAGGAGCCCGTGCGCGCGCCGCCGGCCTCGTCCGTCCAGGTGCTGGAGATGCCCTCGCGCAACGTGGCCGGGGCCACGGCCCTGTCCCACATGCAGCCGCACGCGCCGACGCCCGTGGTGCACGAGCCGCTCAACTCGGTGATTCCGGCGCCGCGCTACGTCAACCCGTTCGACGTGCCCCAGCCTCCGCCTCCGCCCCCGCCGACGGGCGAGCTGTCGCTCAAGGACATCGGCAAGCGCGCGGCGATGCTGGCCGAGCGCGAGGCCATCCTGGCGATGCTCCAGCGCACCGCGTGGAACAAGCGGCGCGCGGCCGGCAAGCTGCGCATCAGCTACAAGGCGCTGCTCTACAAAATCAAGGAGTGCGGAATCATCGACCCGCGCGCCAGCGCGGAGCTGTAG
- a CDS encoding caspase family protein, producing the protein MARSLLFLSLLLPTLATAAPAGTPSSNPVAVRRFALLVGVNDGGPGRAKLRYAVTDANAFGQVLEELGGVQRQDRMLLLEGDRKALESALARFKAMVAAGKTPGGRTEALIYYSGHSDEEGLLLHQDRFGYRELRQALEQLPADVRIAILDSCASGTLARSKGGVRRPAFLVDTSTAVRGHAILTSSSEDEVSQESDRIGGSFFTHNLVSGLRGAADATGDGRVTLHEAYQFAFHETLARTERTRAGAQHPAYDIELAGTGELVMTDLRSTTAVLVMDENVEGRLFIRDEPGRLVVELNKLAGRSTELGLQPGRYTVTRESRGASSQAVLTVGDAGRTVLAHTAFVAMQGELTAMRGGGAVATGAQGPMVEPLAPARGNFRFVNLGLAPKLQTNDLWGGGQAMDNALSISLGLATLGRLDGFAMALGANWNSGEIHGVQTALGGNVARDIMEGAQLAVGGNWASGRAEGLQAAVGLNMASQGGYLGQLAVGASVSRASMKGVQMAVGSSWVDGDMDGYQGAVGLSWVAGSMRGVQMAVGVSRVNSIQGAQLSLINVGGDVRGAQVGLINVAGKMNGLQLGIINVANNLESGVPVGLLNIVRNGQFHVEAYGNDFNYANVALKVGSRYLYTTLVVGMGAVPDHRGPSHWTTGVGLGGHVPLTERLYFDVDVVTNTIHEWGGALADNRMLHQGRLMVGYAFAPRFAIFAGPTFNILHATDGEPVTALSRFSKSSDRDVLMWAGVQAGLRL; encoded by the coding sequence ATGGCGCGGTCACTCCTGTTCCTGTCCCTGTTGCTTCCCACCCTGGCCACGGCGGCCCCAGCCGGTACCCCTTCCTCCAACCCCGTCGCCGTGCGTCGGTTCGCGCTGCTCGTGGGCGTCAACGACGGCGGCCCCGGCCGCGCGAAGCTGCGCTACGCCGTCACCGACGCGAACGCCTTCGGCCAGGTGCTGGAGGAGCTCGGCGGCGTGCAGCGGCAGGACCGGATGCTGCTGCTCGAGGGCGACCGCAAGGCGCTGGAGAGCGCGCTGGCCCGCTTCAAGGCGATGGTCGCCGCGGGCAAGACGCCGGGCGGACGCACCGAGGCGCTCATCTACTACTCCGGCCACTCCGACGAGGAGGGGCTGCTCTTGCATCAGGACCGCTTCGGCTACCGCGAGCTGCGGCAGGCGCTGGAGCAGCTCCCCGCGGACGTGCGCATCGCCATCCTGGACTCGTGCGCCTCCGGCACGCTGGCGCGCTCGAAGGGCGGCGTGCGCCGTCCCGCGTTCCTGGTGGACACGTCCACGGCCGTGCGGGGCCACGCCATCCTCACCTCGTCGTCCGAGGACGAGGTGTCGCAGGAGTCGGACCGCATCGGCGGCTCGTTCTTCACGCACAACCTGGTGTCGGGCCTGCGCGGCGCGGCGGACGCCACGGGCGATGGCCGCGTCACGCTGCACGAGGCCTACCAGTTCGCCTTCCACGAGACGCTCGCGCGCACGGAGCGCACGCGCGCGGGCGCGCAGCACCCGGCCTATGACATCGAGCTGGCCGGCACGGGCGAGCTGGTGATGACGGACCTGCGCTCCACCACCGCGGTGCTCGTCATGGACGAGAACGTGGAGGGGCGCCTGTTCATCCGCGACGAGCCCGGCCGCCTCGTCGTGGAGCTCAACAAGCTGGCGGGCCGCTCCACCGAGCTGGGTCTGCAGCCGGGCCGCTACACGGTGACGCGTGAGTCGCGCGGCGCCAGCTCCCAGGCGGTGCTCACGGTGGGCGACGCGGGCCGCACCGTGCTGGCCCACACGGCCTTCGTGGCGATGCAGGGCGAGCTGACGGCGATGCGTGGCGGTGGCGCCGTGGCGACGGGCGCGCAGGGGCCGATGGTCGAGCCCCTGGCTCCCGCGCGCGGCAACTTCCGCTTCGTCAACCTGGGCCTGGCCCCGAAGCTCCAGACGAACGACCTGTGGGGCGGCGGGCAGGCGATGGACAACGCGCTCTCCATCTCGCTGGGCCTGGCGACCCTGGGGCGGCTGGATGGCTTCGCGATGGCGCTGGGGGCGAACTGGAATTCTGGGGAGATCCACGGCGTGCAGACGGCCCTCGGCGGCAACGTGGCGCGCGACATCATGGAGGGCGCGCAGCTCGCGGTGGGCGGCAACTGGGCCAGCGGCAGGGCGGAAGGCCTGCAGGCCGCGGTGGGCCTCAACATGGCGAGCCAGGGTGGCTACCTGGGGCAGCTCGCGGTGGGCGCCAGCGTGTCTCGCGCGTCCATGAAGGGCGTGCAGATGGCGGTGGGCAGCAGCTGGGTGGACGGCGACATGGACGGCTACCAGGGCGCGGTGGGCCTGAGCTGGGTGGCCGGGTCGATGCGCGGCGTGCAGATGGCGGTGGGCGTCAGCCGCGTCAACTCCATCCAGGGCGCGCAGCTGTCGCTCATCAACGTGGGCGGAGACGTGAGGGGCGCGCAGGTGGGCCTGATCAACGTCGCCGGGAAGATGAACGGCCTGCAGCTGGGCATCATCAACGTGGCGAACAACCTGGAATCCGGCGTGCCGGTGGGCCTGCTCAACATCGTGCGCAACGGCCAGTTCCACGTGGAGGCCTACGGCAACGACTTCAACTACGCCAACGTCGCGCTCAAGGTGGGCAGCCGCTACCTCTACACGACGCTGGTGGTGGGCATGGGCGCGGTGCCGGACCACCGGGGCCCCAGCCACTGGACGACGGGCGTGGGCCTGGGCGGGCACGTTCCGCTGACCGAGCGGCTCTACTTCGACGTGGACGTGGTGACGAACACCATCCACGAGTGGGGCGGGGCGCTCGCGGACAACCGGATGCTGCACCAGGGGCGGTTGATGGTGGGCTACGCGTTCGCCCCGCGCTTCGCCATCTTCGCGGGCCCCACGTTCAACATCCTGCACGCCACGGACGGCGAGCCGGTGACGGCGCTCAGCCGGTTCTCCAAGTCGTCGGACCGCGACGTCCTGATGTGGGCCGGGGTCCAGGCGGGTCTGCGCCTCTGA
- a CDS encoding ActD protein, translating into MALCTPDWLLERIALGELSPDALADARARLEREPHGRARLARLEADSAQTLARHPPEDFAREVARRARTADVQREHAARYPGWHGLSMGLPVAASLVLLMLSAQPERVAEPPALMPARVELMEETVGIKGDARLLVYRQHDGSTELLADRTRARRGDLLQLSYLAGGRRYGTVVSVDGRGAVTLHHPTTLVGSTRLQKGDAVSLAHAYELDDAPDFERFFFVTSDSPIDVGLVLESARKLARQPTEASTRPLPLPGTLAQTSFTLEKVP; encoded by the coding sequence ATGGCCCTGTGCACCCCTGACTGGCTGCTGGAGCGGATTGCCCTGGGCGAGCTGTCCCCGGACGCGCTCGCCGACGCTCGCGCCCGGCTGGAGCGCGAGCCTCACGGGAGGGCCCGGCTGGCGCGGCTGGAGGCGGACTCGGCCCAGACGCTGGCCCGCCATCCCCCCGAGGACTTCGCCCGGGAGGTCGCCCGCCGCGCGCGCACCGCGGACGTCCAGCGCGAGCACGCGGCGCGCTACCCGGGCTGGCATGGGCTGTCCATGGGGTTGCCCGTGGCGGCGTCGCTGGTGCTGCTCATGCTGTCGGCCCAGCCGGAGCGGGTGGCCGAGCCCCCGGCGCTGATGCCCGCGCGGGTCGAGCTGATGGAGGAGACGGTCGGCATCAAGGGTGACGCGCGGCTCTTGGTGTACCGGCAGCACGACGGCTCCACGGAGCTGCTCGCGGACCGCACTCGCGCCCGGCGCGGTGACCTGCTCCAGCTGAGCTACCTCGCCGGCGGGCGGCGCTACGGGACGGTGGTGTCCGTGGATGGCCGGGGCGCGGTGACGCTCCACCACCCCACCACGCTGGTGGGCAGCACCCGGCTGCAGAAGGGGGACGCGGTGTCGCTGGCGCACGCGTACGAGCTCGACGACGCCCCCGACTTCGAGCGCTTCTTTTTCGTCACCTCGGATTCACCCATCGATGTGGGCCTCGTGCTGGAGTCCGCGCGGAAGCTCGCACGTCAGCCCACCGAGGCGAGCACCCGGCCGCTCCCGCTTCCGGGTACCCTGGCCCAGACATCCTTCACGTTGGAGAAGGTGCCGTGA
- a CDS encoding tetratricopeptide repeat protein produces the protein MSKLLFAAFNEGSSLSMSGHHEAAISAFDKVLAVDPKHFPALTARGSSLARLGRAEEALRCFERAIEVDPSAADPHREAALCQLELGEPEAAAQLMGRATQLNPEPGYREAAAIEVYERGNALLTRGSRRPDKARYRLARYTFELALELSPAYVEAAKALSDVWENLGDTTQRDHYAQLALRLRPAGS, from the coding sequence ATGTCCAAGTTGCTGTTCGCGGCGTTCAACGAGGGCTCCAGCCTCTCGATGTCTGGCCACCACGAGGCCGCGATCTCCGCCTTCGACAAGGTCCTCGCCGTGGACCCGAAGCACTTCCCGGCCCTGACGGCGCGGGGTTCGTCCCTGGCTCGGCTCGGTCGCGCGGAAGAGGCCCTGCGCTGCTTCGAGCGCGCCATCGAGGTGGACCCGTCCGCCGCGGACCCGCATCGCGAGGCCGCCCTGTGTCAGCTCGAGCTCGGAGAGCCGGAGGCCGCCGCCCAGTTGATGGGCCGTGCCACCCAGCTCAACCCGGAGCCCGGCTATCGCGAGGCGGCCGCCATCGAGGTCTATGAGCGCGGCAACGCGCTGCTCACCCGTGGCTCCCGGCGTCCGGACAAGGCGCGCTATCGGCTGGCCCGGTACACCTTCGAGCTCGCCCTGGAGCTGTCTCCCGCGTACGTCGAGGCCGCCAAGGCCTTGTCCGACGTCTGGGAGAACCTGGGTGACACGACCCAGCGGGACCACTACGCGCAGCTGGCCCTGCGTCTGCGGCCCGCGGGCAGCTGA
- a CDS encoding GGDEF domain-containing protein: MSVRRKRVGKAGQPPTVLLIEPRADDLERTRMLLGEAGFRVVPVTRFDAAVPLFEVIRPEAVILAVQAPDFSAVQVARRLRQLSRGTVPLLYMVDPQDAAAYQHCLEKGQCVDVVPRGGSGAELAVKLHAQLRLKAAVLRAAAGEEEDTALALHDPVTGVYNKPFLLALMGLEVRRCERYGGTFSVVAAEVGGWSALRKEYGRGMAERLLVYSAVVLGQTVREADAVARVGDSQFALMLPGTPAEAVPVFLSRVAARFEAARFQVDGRVVRTTLELGAVSFPDTVGTPMQLLSAAQQEMRRTREFRRGAGSMTRLSV; this comes from the coding sequence GTGAGCGTTCGACGCAAGCGGGTGGGGAAGGCGGGACAGCCGCCCACCGTGCTGCTCATCGAGCCGAGGGCGGACGACCTGGAGCGGACCCGGATGCTCCTTGGGGAGGCCGGCTTCCGGGTGGTACCCGTGACTCGCTTCGACGCGGCGGTGCCGCTGTTCGAGGTCATCCGGCCGGAGGCGGTGATCCTCGCGGTGCAGGCGCCCGACTTCAGCGCCGTGCAGGTGGCCCGGCGGCTGCGGCAGCTCAGCCGAGGCACCGTGCCCCTGCTGTACATGGTGGACCCCCAGGACGCGGCGGCCTACCAGCACTGCCTGGAGAAGGGGCAGTGCGTGGACGTGGTGCCGCGCGGGGGCAGCGGGGCGGAGCTGGCGGTGAAGCTGCACGCGCAGCTGCGCCTGAAGGCCGCGGTGCTGCGGGCCGCGGCGGGTGAGGAAGAGGACACGGCGCTGGCGCTGCATGACCCGGTGACGGGCGTCTACAACAAGCCGTTCCTGCTGGCGCTGATGGGGTTGGAGGTGCGCCGGTGCGAGCGGTACGGCGGGACGTTCTCCGTGGTGGCGGCGGAGGTGGGGGGCTGGAGCGCGCTTCGCAAGGAGTACGGGCGGGGCATGGCGGAGCGTCTGCTGGTGTACAGCGCGGTGGTGCTGGGGCAGACGGTTCGCGAGGCGGACGCGGTGGCCCGGGTGGGCGACAGCCAGTTCGCGCTGATGTTGCCGGGCACTCCCGCGGAGGCGGTGCCGGTGTTCTTGTCGCGGGTGGCCGCGAGGTTCGAGGCGGCCCGCTTCCAGGTGGATGGTCGGGTGGTGCGCACCACGTTGGAGCTGGGGGCGGTGAGCTTCCCGGACACCGTGGGGACGCCGATGCAGCTCTTGAGCGCGGCGCAGCAGGAGATGCGGCGCACGCGTGAATTTCGTCGAGGGGCCGGGTCCATGACCCGGCTCTCGGTGTGA